The genomic stretch ATCAGTTATTGttatttcagtttgaaataaataaatatgatgtttaaataaattttttgtgtttaaaaattaaCTAAAAAGTTATACATTAACTAGTAAACAATGACATTTTCACTATTTTAGATGACTATGTTGTATTTTAAATGctgataaattaatatttattattttttaatgaaatgtatgGGATAACCATctaaatttaacatttttatataactagaaaagttgtttattttaacatttagtTTGTGGATAACTATGTAAAGACTTAGAGTGTGTATAAAATGCATAGCATAACATATACTACATAACAAAGCATGACATGAAAAGAAAGTTACCGGTTATTGTCAAGGATGATTTTTAGTTCCCCAAAATTTCAGAACACATCATATGGACTGGGCTGAGTTTATCAATCCTGCTGTATTCTGACACCACTCCCCCAATCCTACAAGGCTTACAGGCTCTTTTTTCTTTGTGCTATCTCTCACAATCAGCTCAGTGTTGTAcagtagctgctggagttgGAGAGAAGTGAAACTGTAAACTACAGTAACTCTTATGGGCTCCAGTCTGTAATCAGCTCTTTCATCAATCATGTGTTTCAGGGGCTTTTGGAGCACAGTGGAGTGTGACTTACAACCAACAGGAAATATGTGTTTTAAAAGGGTCCATGGTTTCTATGAACGgctcttacactcacccaggACACACTACAGTTACAGAGACGTATTGGACTATAGACCCAGATGAAGAAATTAAAGACATATCTAAAAAGCAAGATTTCTCAGGAAGAGTGGAGTATTTTACTGATGAACAGAAACTATTCTCCCTCAAACTGAGTAATGTAGAGAACATGGATGAAAAGAAGTATTATTTCAGAATCATAACAGATATACAGAAAGAAAGATGGATCGGTAGACCTGGAGTTCAGCTCAAAGTTACAGGTAAGTGAAATCATCATGTTTCTGAACTCAAGCAGAGTCCATGCTTTCAAATTACAGCCACAACACATTCTATGCTTTAAGTCCAGGACTTTCTTGTAATTCTTATTAAATATCCTCGACTTAAAAAACACTCTCCTCTCAATGAATTTTAATTGACTTATTTTCAATTATCTGATAATTTTCCTTTGATTTAATTTGAACTTATTCAGGACTCACATAATTTAGTACTGAAAAATGACATAAATTGCAAAAATTGGATAGCAtggtttttaaattatataatacTTCTACCAATCTTTTAGATCTTAAGGTTGTAATGCCTAAAGAAGTGATAGTGGGAGGAAGAGCAATTCTGAAATGTGAAACCACCTGCAGACTACTTCTTCCAACATTCATCTGGTACAAAAATGGACATCTGTTAACCACAAAGACCACCAACAACCAGCTCCACCTGCAGCCAGTCAGCAGTGAGGATGCAGGCAGTTATAGCTGTGCCGTAAACGGATATCAACACCTCCCTTCCCCTGCTCAAACTCTTGGAGTCAGATGTGAgtttacagtattttttttaaatacaccaTATATATCATGTAGAACttgcacctttttttttttttgctcctgaacCCCCATTTCAACAGGCTGTAGTCTGTAATCAGCTCTTTCATTAATCATGTTTTTCAGGGGCTTTTGGGGCACAGTGGGGTGTGAATTACAACCAACAGGAAATATGTGCTTTAAAAGGGTCCACAGTGTTTATGAACGGCTCTTACACTCGTCCAGAAAATGTTACAGTGACTGAGGCTGTTTGGATCATAGACCCAGATGCAGGTGGTGAAAATCCTGATCTGAGTAAAAAGCCAGATTACTCAGGAAGAGTGGAGTATTTTACTGATGAACAGAAGAAACACTTCTCCCTCAAACTGAGTAAAGTAGCCAAGAAGGATGAAAATGAGTATTACTTCAAGATCAGAACAAATTTAGAGAATGAGAGATGGCTGGGTAAACCTGGAGTACAGCTCAGTGTTACAGGTAAGATCATTCACCATTTTTCCAAACAGTTGCAGAgttcatgattttaaatttGTCATAGTACTGTCTATAACCTTTGTGAGGCTCTAGACGGTGGCGATGGACCACAGGAGAACATAAGTCAGAGTTCAGCACTCAGCCGTTACTTTAATGCTCAACAACAAAAATCTCAGGCGCTCAAAAAACTACGTGCAACGAGCGCCGACGCCATGGAATATGGCTGGGCTTCTCCTTCTCGAGGACAGCGGGGCGGCGACCGGCTGCACGTCCACGCCAGGTCAGTCTGCTCCAGAGAAGAGAAACAAGAAACAACGGGGAGAGACGAGAGGGAAATGATTACACAGATCAGCACAACTCAATCTCCCGTGTTGACCAGTAGttatccattttctctctctccctctctgcggTCCCTCGGCGGTCTTTTATGTCGTCGCTTCCGCCCTGGGAAGTAGGAGGAGCCGGGCCACGTAACCGCCAGGCGCGGGTGGTTTCTCACCCCGCCCTGAGAGGCCGATGGCCGGCGTGGCATGGAGCTGCTGGATTGATGAGACGGCCCTCGGCCACACCTTTTATACCAGTATTATATAACCTGTGCTGATAAATATCTCCCTTCTAACAGCATTTTATATCATCTAAATTAAGAGGCTTCTTGATACAGATCTTATACTTCTTTTAGCATTAAAACTGTTTGGGACTGAATAATGCAatatagagaaaagaaacatTATTAAGACTTAATGATTCTCAAATTATTTTAGATCTTCAGCTAGAAGCTCCTGATGTAGTGATGGAAGGAGGAACAGCACTTCTAATTTGTGTAACCACCTGCAGTCTGACTGACCCAACATTCATCTGGTACAAAAATGGACGTCCTTTAACCACAAAGACCACCATCCACAACCAGCTCCACCTGCAGCCAGTCAGCAGTGAGGATGCAGGCAGTTATAGCTGTGCTGTAGATGGATATCAACACCTCCCTTCCCCTGatcacactctcacagtcagaTGTGAGTTTACATGAAATGTTGTTAACTTTATTCATGAGACACTTTATAGTCACTATGTTGAGTTGGTGATTAACACTTATTTATAACCCTCTCTCCCCGGCCCATGGTTCATTGTTGTAAAGTAGCTGCTGGAGTTGGAGAGAAGAGAAGCTGTAAACTACAGTAATTCTGACTGTCTTATGGGCTCCAGTCTGTAATCAGCTCTTTCATCAATTATGTGTTTCAGGGGCTTCTGGAGCAAAGTGGAATTTGAAATACAACCAACAGAAAATATGTGCTTAAAAAGGGTCCACAGTGTTTATGAACGgctcttacactcacccaggACCTGTTACAATGACACAGACTTTTTGGATTCAGTTCAGGGTGTGGAGAGACCTGATCTGAGTAAAGATCCCGATTACTCAGGAAGAGTGGAGTATTTTACTGAACAGGAAAACTCCTCCCTCAAACTGAGTAATGTAGAGAAGAAGGATGAACACCATTACCACTTCAGAATCATAACAGATAAAGAACGAGTGATGGGTTATCCTGGAGTTAACCTGAAAGTTACAGGTTAGTAAAATTTTCATGTACAGGTATTGAAAAATGGCTGGGTAAACCTGGGGTTCCAGGCAAGTTAACTTGGATGTTTTTCAACTAAGTCACAGGCCATTGTTTGAGGATTAGTCATAGCCAATTTTTATGAATCAGTGTTTATAGCCATGTTTATAAATGACTTTTACACCCAGGACATGCTATAGTGACAGAGGCTTATTGGTCCATAGACCCAGATAAGGAAATAAATTATATGCTCAAGGACTTGATTACTCAGGAAGAGTAGAATGTATTACTTTATAACAGAAATGCTTCTTCCTCAAACTGAGTAATGTAGAGAAGAGAGATTAAAATGAGTATTGCTTCGGAATCATAACATAtagaaaaggaaagatggcTGGGAAGACCTGCAGTTCACCTCCAAGTTATAGGTAAGATGGCCATAGACCCACATGCTTTTTCACCAGGATTTAATTGCATCGCAGATGTATATTATCTAGATATctctttttctgaaatgcaTTCACATTTTCAGCACTTGGAGAATTTAATTCTGATAAAGAATTTAGTAAAGAATAACatgaaatatttcaaatgttccAATATTTACTCTGATTTAATAGTTGTCTTGTTGCTTTAGATCTTCATGTAGAATCTCCAGACAGGGTGATAGAAGGAGGAACAGCACTTATGATATGTAAAACCACCTGCAGTTTGAATGCTGCAACATTCATCTGGTACAAAAATGGACATCTTTTAACAACAAATCCcaccatcaacaacaacaaactccACCTGCAGCCAGTCAGCAGTGAGGATGCAGGCAGTTATAGCTGTGCTGTATATGGATATCAACACCTCCCTTCACCTTCTCAAAATCTCACTGTCAGATGTGAGTGTAATATTTCCAGACAGTAGTATAATCCCACATTCTTGtcagaaatgtataaaagcAGAATACTGTTGTAGAGTGTCTCAGTATAATCCCATTCGAGGTAAGACCATAGCTAAATCCTTTAACTACAGtaacaatataaacatattcTACACTGTAAAATTGGCTTTCTAATAAGATGTGTactgatattaatattaaatgttgctcccaaaatatttatattttatattacactATCATTTTTGTTGGAGCTGTAATCATGGACTTCAAAATCAGTAGCTTTAGATCTAATAGTTTAGTACTTATTTTCTTTGTAGATACCCCAACAAATGTTTCAGTTTCCATCAGTCCCTCTGGTGAAATAGTAgaggacagttcagtgactctgacctgcagcagtgatggTCATCCACCTGTGGAGAACTACACCTGGTTTATAGAAGGTAGAGTCTCACCTGTAGGATCTGGACACAGTTACAGTCCTCTACAGAGTGGATCCTACTACTGCGAGGCTCGTAACGAACATGGAGCTCAGAGATCAGCTCCATTCCT from Hoplias malabaricus isolate fHopMal1 chromosome 2, fHopMal1.hap1, whole genome shotgun sequence encodes the following:
- the LOC136686684 gene encoding B-cell receptor CD22-like isoform X1, whose translation is MGFWSKVEFEIQPTENMCLKRVHSVYERLLHSPRTCYNDTDFLDSVQGVERPDLSKDPDYSGRVEYFTEQENSSLKLSNVEKKDEHHYHFRIITDKERVMGYPGVNLKVTEKERWLGRPAVHLQVIDLHVESPDRVIEGGTALMICKTTCSLNAATFIWYKNGHLLTTNPTINNNKLHLQPVSSEDAGSYSCAVYGYQHLPSPSQNLTVRYTPTNVSVSISPSGEIVEDSSVTLTCSSDGHPPVENYTWFIEGRVSPVGSGHSYSPLQSGSYYCEARNEHGAQRSAPFLFRAKGSVTVYVVVAVVAGIIVVLVLIWMRRRKKQKRNADEGYVNFFASHHISEDDTSNPPDYKNLEEINVNPLDNDGCVPFYEDSVKQCALISL
- the LOC136686684 gene encoding B-cell receptor CD22-like isoform X2, giving the protein MGFWSKVEFEIQPTENMCLKRVHSVYERLLHSPRTCYNDTDFLDSVQGVERPDLSKDPDYSGRVEYFTEQENSSLKLSNVEKKDEHHYHFRIITDKERVMGYPGVNLKVTDLHVESPDRVIEGGTALMICKTTCSLNAATFIWYKNGHLLTTNPTINNNKLHLQPVSSEDAGSYSCAVYGYQHLPSPSQNLTVRYTPTNVSVSISPSGEIVEDSSVTLTCSSDGHPPVENYTWFIEGRVSPVGSGHSYSPLQSGSYYCEARNEHGAQRSAPFLFRAKGSVTVYVVVAVVAGIIVVLVLIWMRRRKKQKRNADEGYVNFFASHHISEDDTSNPPDYKNLEEINVNPLDNDGCVPFYEDSVKQCALISL